The Saprospiraceae bacterium genome includes a window with the following:
- a CDS encoding vanadium-dependent haloperoxidase: protein MYCSICLPKNIYKFVFLFILVGFFQSCSKDESEVKSPDVESYSANHLIDYYDLICTTTKNTPGFFPPQAARAYGYISITNYEAVRHGIEGAVSLQSQLKGFQSFTLPVPESHLEYNWAIASNAAVAKMMLYMYDKNLKAADKLNIEDMEKANLKEMSTSVNTEIVDRSVAFGQKVADAVYDYSKADGGHEAYLEPFQKPYVIPTDAYCWVPTGSVKDPLCPRWGNNRPFMDVNVEKTKVPMPVVFSESKDSEFYREAIATYNQVKNNTTEQVEIAKYWSDDPFATCTPAGHTFNILTQILFEEKATLAKTSVAIARLGIAENDAFIACWKGKYDHVLLRPVTYINRHIDPAWKTLLGTPPFPAYTSGHSCEMGAGSRILAAMFTKGDGNFQFTDYSQLKYGFFARSFSNFDVMAEECANSRLYGGIHYPMDNSKGLQLGRAIGDNVNKRLKWPVFVR from the coding sequence ATGTACTGTTCAATTTGTCTACCTAAAAATATTTACAAGTTTGTATTTTTGTTTATACTTGTAGGGTTTTTCCAGTCATGTTCAAAGGATGAAAGCGAAGTTAAAAGTCCGGATGTGGAATCGTACTCAGCAAATCATCTTATTGACTATTATGACCTTATTTGTACCACTACAAAAAATACACCCGGATTTTTTCCTCCACAAGCAGCAAGAGCGTATGGCTATATCTCCATAACCAATTACGAAGCAGTAAGACATGGAATTGAAGGAGCTGTTTCACTACAGTCTCAATTAAAAGGATTTCAAAGTTTTACCTTGCCTGTTCCTGAATCTCATTTGGAATACAATTGGGCTATTGCATCCAATGCTGCTGTCGCCAAAATGATGTTGTATATGTATGACAAGAATCTTAAGGCTGCAGACAAACTTAATATTGAAGATATGGAGAAAGCTAATTTAAAGGAAATGTCTACATCCGTTAATACAGAGATAGTAGACCGATCAGTGGCATTTGGACAAAAAGTGGCTGATGCTGTTTATGATTATTCAAAGGCAGATGGTGGTCATGAAGCTTATTTGGAACCATTTCAAAAACCATACGTCATTCCTACTGATGCATATTGTTGGGTCCCTACCGGAAGTGTCAAAGACCCACTTTGTCCAAGATGGGGAAATAACAGACCTTTCATGGATGTCAATGTTGAAAAAACAAAAGTGCCCATGCCTGTTGTTTTTTCAGAATCAAAAGACTCTGAGTTTTATAGAGAAGCAATAGCTACTTACAATCAGGTCAAAAACAATACCACAGAACAGGTTGAAATAGCCAAATACTGGTCTGATGATCCTTTTGCCACTTGTACACCTGCCGGGCATACTTTTAATATCCTGACACAAATACTATTTGAAGAAAAAGCAACTCTTGCAAAAACGAGTGTCGCTATTGCAAGACTTGGAATTGCAGAAAACGATGCCTTTATTGCTTGCTGGAAGGGAAAATATGATCATGTGCTTTTGAGACCGGTTACATATATCAACAGACATATCGATCCCGCATGGAAAACATTGCTTGGTACACCTCCATTTCCGGCATATACATCAGGTCATTCATGTGAGATGGGTGCCGGTTCCAGAATATTGGCTGCGATGTTTACCAAAGGAGATGGCAATTTCCAGTTTACAGATTATAGTCAGCTAAAATATGGATTTTTTGCCAGAAGCTTCTCCAATTTTGATGTGATGGCTGAAGAATGTGCCAATAGTCGCCTCTATGGGGGCATCCATTACCCTATGGACAATAGCAAGGGCTTACAGTTGGGTAGAGCCATTGGCGATAATGTCAATAAAAGATTGAAATGGCCCGTGTTTGTAAGATAA